The [Bacillus] selenitireducens MLS10 genome includes a region encoding these proteins:
- a CDS encoding diguanylate cyclase domain-containing protein: MKKRMNIDLKSIRVKVTFFVIALIIGQSLLLSGTMIAAGVLSEAEDDAIRSFSETVENRKNYLESEMRNRWTNIGPYVSELSGMIPETDGNGEMEAFLDESADVLIPMLRTTLATGVFLILDHQAVEEDHHAGMYIRDYEPVLNDEQNKDLYFLVGPFETAQRLGIPMERNWTYELELHEGNRAFFDRPYDAAIPGADPALFGYWSQPFSLKEGEQPVITYSMPFVDDQGRKRGVVGVEILTGYLTGFLPAADLQERNALGYLLGHRAPEDERLMPILTTGALQERMINTGEAFDWTVSSDAHQVYELMNHNSTRTIQASVRELGLYGANTPFEDEDWFLIGLMEDHELLAYVNRIQMILTASLIGSIVIGAVGGYLISTRFTSPIISLSEQVQEADAESFPILKRTGLTEIDGLLTVMENTNRDFVESTVKMAEIIDLVQVPIGAFEIKPDQTEVYATGQLKQLLQLNENGNEEILSDKQAFTDYLDQFMMNPEPEEEHTYKIDSDPKRWIRINVRKNEASTLGVVVDVTREMTDKRQIRKERDHDNLTGIYNRGAFERHVRQILDDQKGLATGAMIMLDLDYLKEINDTYGHRWGDVYIKETANALRLFIDEGGVVGRQSGDEFTVFLSGYENKDMIRERIERFYDSLKRKPIAFPRGEEREIRISSGVAWLFNEQVTYSYEGLIQSADRALYEAKDEERGTWFEE; the protein is encoded by the coding sequence ATGAAGAAGCGGATGAATATCGATTTGAAATCCATACGGGTCAAGGTGACCTTCTTTGTGATTGCCCTGATTATCGGGCAGTCTCTTCTGCTGAGCGGCACGATGATCGCTGCGGGGGTTCTCAGTGAAGCGGAAGACGACGCGATCCGCTCCTTCTCGGAGACGGTCGAGAACCGGAAGAATTATCTCGAGAGCGAGATGCGGAACCGCTGGACGAATATCGGGCCTTATGTGTCCGAGCTCTCGGGAATGATTCCGGAAACAGACGGCAATGGAGAGATGGAGGCGTTCCTCGATGAGTCGGCGGACGTCCTGATTCCCATGCTCCGGACGACCCTTGCGACGGGGGTCTTTCTGATTCTAGATCACCAGGCCGTCGAGGAGGATCATCATGCGGGAATGTATATCCGTGATTACGAACCCGTCCTGAATGATGAACAGAACAAAGATCTCTATTTTCTTGTCGGCCCGTTTGAGACGGCACAGCGACTCGGAATCCCGATGGAACGGAACTGGACCTATGAGCTTGAGCTGCATGAAGGGAACCGGGCTTTTTTTGACCGGCCTTATGATGCGGCGATCCCCGGGGCGGATCCTGCCCTGTTTGGCTACTGGAGTCAGCCTTTTTCCCTGAAGGAGGGGGAACAGCCGGTTATCACCTATTCGATGCCGTTCGTTGATGATCAGGGACGAAAACGAGGTGTCGTTGGGGTGGAGATCCTCACCGGATATCTGACCGGTTTTCTTCCGGCGGCGGATTTGCAGGAGCGAAATGCACTCGGGTATTTGCTTGGCCACAGAGCGCCGGAGGATGAGCGGTTGATGCCGATTTTGACAACCGGGGCTCTGCAGGAGCGGATGATCAATACGGGTGAAGCCTTTGATTGGACAGTCTCGAGTGACGCGCATCAGGTCTATGAACTGATGAATCATAACAGCACCCGTACCATTCAGGCAAGTGTCCGTGAGCTTGGACTATACGGAGCAAACACGCCTTTTGAGGATGAGGACTGGTTTTTGATCGGGTTGATGGAGGATCATGAGCTTCTTGCCTACGTCAACCGGATTCAGATGATTTTGACCGCATCCCTCATCGGCTCCATCGTCATTGGTGCCGTGGGTGGCTACCTCATCAGCACCCGGTTCACCTCCCCGATTATTTCGCTTTCCGAACAGGTGCAGGAGGCGGATGCCGAGTCATTTCCGATTTTGAAGCGGACCGGTTTAACGGAGATTGACGGGCTTTTGACCGTCATGGAGAATACGAACCGGGATTTTGTGGAATCCACGGTAAAGATGGCGGAGATCATTGATCTCGTGCAGGTGCCGATTGGAGCATTCGAGATTAAACCGGATCAGACAGAGGTCTATGCCACGGGACAGTTGAAGCAGCTGCTCCAACTGAACGAGAACGGGAATGAAGAGATTTTGTCCGATAAACAGGCATTTACGGATTATCTGGATCAGTTTATGATGAACCCGGAACCGGAGGAAGAACACACGTACAAAATCGATTCGGATCCAAAGCGTTGGATCAGGATCAATGTCAGGAAGAACGAAGCGTCCACACTCGGTGTTGTGGTGGACGTGACAAGAGAAATGACGGACAAGCGGCAGATTCGAAAAGAACGGGATCATGACAATCTTACAGGGATTTATAACCGGGGTGCGTTTGAGCGCCATGTCCGCCAGATATTGGACGATCAGAAGGGGCTCGCTACAGGTGCGATGATCATGCTCGATCTCGATTATCTGAAAGAGATTAATGACACCTATGGTCACCGTTGGGGCGATGTGTATATTAAGGAAACGGCGAATGCCCTCAGGCTCTTTATTGATGAAGGCGGTGTCGTAGGCAGGCAGTCCGGGGATGAGTTCACCGTCTTCTTATCCGGTTATGAGAATAAAGACATGATCCGGGAGAGGATTGAACGGTTTTATGACAGCCTGAAGCGAAAGCCGATTGCGTTTCCTCGCGGCGAAGAACGGGAGATCCGGATCTCCTCAGGGGTGGCCTGGCTCTTCAATGAACAGGTGACGTACAGCTATGAAGGGCTCATTCAGTCGGCGGACCGGGCCCTTTATGAAGCGAAGGATGAGGAGCGGGGCACGTGGTTTGAGGAATGA
- a CDS encoding NADP-dependent glyceraldehyde-3-phosphate dehydrogenase, with amino-acid sequence MTKQTEPAIHPFLYNNEWKESATGNTVDIYSPDNGNLVGSVPAMSQDEVNDAVNLTADVQENWAATEVHERSDLLHRWADELDSMADEIGAMIQLEVGKTFSSAKSEVKRTAQLIRHTAEEGLRTHGSFIQGDAFPGASRSTKAMVQKVPHGVVLAISPFNYPVNLAASKIAPALVTGNTVVFKPATQGAISGILMVKALVKAGLPKGVLNIVTGRGSVIGDFVVTHDKLDMITFTGGTATGQHIAKQASMIPVVLELGGKDPAIVLSDADLKKAAKEIVGGAFSYSGQRCTAIKRVMVMNDVADELAEEIRSHVANLKVGYSTDDADIIPMIDQKSADFVTALIDDAKAKGATVVHTGAHEKNLLSPTVLDHVTEDMDVAWEEQFGPVLPIMRVESELEAIDLEKRNEYGLQASIFTTDMETAFTLSERMNVGTVQINGKTSRGPDHFPFLGVKNSGQGVQGIGRSIDSMLRDKVIVLNL; translated from the coding sequence ATGACAAAGCAAACAGAACCAGCCATTCACCCTTTTTTGTATAACAATGAATGGAAAGAAAGCGCAACGGGCAATACCGTTGATATATACTCTCCGGATAACGGCAACCTCGTCGGAAGCGTTCCGGCCATGTCCCAGGACGAGGTCAACGACGCGGTCAATCTGACAGCCGATGTCCAGGAGAACTGGGCCGCCACAGAAGTCCACGAGCGCTCGGATCTTCTGCACCGCTGGGCAGACGAACTCGACAGCATGGCCGACGAGATCGGCGCCATGATCCAGCTTGAAGTGGGCAAAACTTTTTCTTCAGCGAAGAGTGAAGTGAAACGGACCGCACAGCTGATCCGGCACACAGCTGAAGAAGGGCTCAGGACCCACGGCAGCTTCATTCAGGGAGACGCTTTCCCCGGAGCATCGCGCTCCACGAAGGCCATGGTCCAGAAAGTACCGCACGGCGTCGTGCTGGCCATTTCTCCGTTCAACTACCCGGTCAATCTCGCCGCTTCAAAAATCGCACCGGCCCTCGTTACCGGGAATACCGTCGTCTTCAAACCGGCAACCCAGGGAGCCATCAGCGGCATCCTGATGGTCAAAGCCCTGGTCAAAGCCGGCCTGCCAAAAGGTGTCCTGAACATCGTCACCGGCCGCGGCTCCGTGATCGGCGACTTCGTCGTGACCCATGACAAGCTCGATATGATCACCTTCACCGGCGGTACCGCCACCGGCCAGCACATTGCCAAACAGGCGTCCATGATCCCAGTCGTTCTCGAACTTGGCGGGAAAGATCCGGCCATCGTTCTGAGCGACGCCGATCTGAAGAAGGCCGCCAAAGAAATCGTCGGCGGAGCCTTTAGCTACTCCGGTCAGCGTTGTACAGCGATCAAGCGGGTAATGGTCATGAATGATGTGGCAGACGAGCTTGCTGAAGAGATCCGAAGCCATGTGGCCAACCTGAAAGTCGGGTACTCCACAGATGATGCAGACATCATCCCGATGATCGATCAAAAGAGCGCAGACTTCGTCACCGCCCTGATTGACGATGCCAAGGCAAAAGGGGCAACTGTCGTCCATACCGGCGCCCATGAGAAAAACCTGCTTTCACCGACTGTTCTGGATCATGTCACAGAAGACATGGACGTGGCATGGGAAGAACAGTTCGGGCCGGTACTGCCGATTATGCGTGTCGAAAGTGAACTCGAAGCCATCGATCTCGAGAAACGAAACGAGTATGGCCTGCAGGCGAGTATCTTCACAACAGACATGGAGACAGCCTTCACCCTGTCCGAGCGGATGAACGTCGGAACCGTTCAGATCAACGGCAAAACATCCCGCGGACCTGACCACTTCCCATTCCTCGGTGTGAAAAATTCAGGCCAGGGCGTACAGGGCATTGGTCGAAGCATCGACTCCATGCTCCGTGATAAAGTCATCGTCCTGAACCTCTGA
- a CDS encoding HAD family hydrolase: MDSVIFDLDGTIWDPVDTVLHAWNSCIRECSQVKMVLSRADVEQTMGLQMEEISMRLFPDLHKECRNQLIADCFDAELGYLEKQGGMLYPNVRKVLEILAEHCKLCIVSNCQDGYIEFFFKFHNLG; encoded by the coding sequence ATGGACAGTGTGATTTTTGATTTGGATGGGACGATTTGGGATCCGGTTGATACCGTTTTACATGCTTGGAACAGCTGTATCAGAGAGTGCAGTCAAGTGAAGATGGTATTGTCTCGAGCGGATGTTGAGCAAACAATGGGATTGCAAATGGAGGAAATCAGTATGAGGTTGTTTCCTGATTTGCATAAAGAATGCCGGAATCAGCTGATCGCCGATTGCTTTGATGCAGAATTGGGGTATCTGGAGAAACAGGGAGGCATGCTTTATCCGAATGTCAGGAAGGTATTGGAAATATTGGCGGAGCACTGCAAACTGTGCATCGTAAGCAACTGCCAGGATGGCTACATAGAATTTTTTTTTAAGTTCCATAACCTGGGTTAA
- a CDS encoding DUF2207 domain-containing protein, with the protein MSTFIFALLLFLFLSSPVSADVSYTIDKADIHAHLQTDGTVVVEESFTYTYTTPFNGIVRTLNHPEESTIRDLEAFENGEPLEIQTEEETIHYIYRSGDRETITIDIHYTIEDALRVYEDKVLFFWAFFDRSNESDYEQLTITVHPPSGEVSPVAIGFDATADTERIEADGRVVFDAGFTEAGENGDIKAAFDRDVFDPLPVAYNSSAETLIAERHTERAEAEALFSDRQETLSRLTTVALPLIAAIYAFFIGRAWFVNRSEKQAARRTLSQQIPPKPKMSMPATIMYSYYSIATDQTLSSALLSLVQKGAVRQEDDGQFRLVHETDLLDHEQHLVTWLFYDIGDGQTFSFPAMEAFYQDEANAEHYHLKQTEWYKLVKKEISEHGLTKPSTKFRVMLPVSTVPLLGVAGASLYFSLITPFVISLAIIITVTLFALFHQPRTTEGWKELIKWRAFRSILNERPLSDWQKDWSQDDQMTAFIYGLGTQVKPVRKAAGSLAKNPAPSETVASDSALPAFMITGLIMSNSFSSSSASASQHGSSGGSSPGGIGGGTGAGGGGGGSGGF; encoded by the coding sequence ATGTCCACTTTCATTTTCGCACTGCTTCTTTTTCTTTTCCTTTCATCACCCGTTTCTGCCGATGTGTCCTATACCATTGACAAAGCTGATATCCACGCTCATCTTCAAACTGACGGCACCGTCGTTGTTGAAGAATCGTTCACGTACACGTATACGACCCCTTTTAACGGGATCGTCCGGACGCTGAATCACCCGGAGGAAAGCACCATCCGGGACCTCGAGGCCTTTGAGAACGGGGAACCCCTTGAGATTCAGACGGAGGAGGAGACCATTCACTACATTTACCGCAGCGGAGACCGTGAGACGATTACGATCGACATCCACTACACCATCGAAGACGCGCTCCGCGTTTACGAAGACAAAGTCCTGTTTTTCTGGGCATTCTTCGACCGTTCGAACGAATCTGATTATGAACAGCTCACGATTACGGTGCATCCGCCTTCCGGGGAAGTCAGCCCCGTTGCGATCGGTTTCGATGCCACAGCAGACACGGAGCGCATAGAAGCGGACGGGAGGGTTGTCTTTGATGCCGGTTTCACGGAAGCCGGTGAGAACGGCGACATTAAAGCCGCCTTTGATCGCGACGTCTTTGATCCCCTTCCGGTTGCATACAACTCATCTGCCGAAACCCTGATTGCCGAACGCCACACTGAGCGCGCCGAAGCCGAGGCGCTGTTCAGCGATCGTCAGGAGACGCTTAGCCGGTTGACCACGGTTGCCCTTCCGCTGATCGCAGCCATCTACGCCTTTTTTATCGGCCGCGCATGGTTCGTTAACCGTTCAGAAAAACAGGCAGCCCGGCGTACGCTTTCTCAACAGATCCCGCCGAAGCCGAAGATGAGCATGCCGGCGACCATCATGTACAGCTATTACAGCATCGCGACCGATCAGACCCTGTCTTCCGCGCTCCTCAGTCTTGTGCAAAAAGGCGCAGTCAGGCAGGAAGACGATGGACAATTCCGTCTCGTACATGAAACGGATCTTTTGGATCACGAACAGCACCTCGTTACGTGGCTGTTTTATGACATCGGAGACGGACAAACCTTTTCCTTCCCGGCGATGGAAGCATTCTATCAAGATGAAGCCAACGCCGAGCACTATCACCTGAAACAGACCGAATGGTACAAGCTCGTTAAAAAGGAAATCAGCGAACATGGCTTAACGAAGCCATCGACAAAGTTCCGGGTCATGCTGCCTGTATCGACCGTGCCACTTCTGGGAGTCGCAGGAGCCAGCCTTTATTTCAGCCTGATCACGCCGTTTGTGATCTCTCTTGCCATCATCATCACCGTCACGCTGTTCGCCCTCTTTCATCAGCCCCGGACGACTGAAGGATGGAAAGAACTGATCAAATGGCGCGCGTTTCGCAGCATCCTGAATGAACGTCCACTGTCAGACTGGCAAAAAGACTGGAGCCAGGACGATCAGATGACCGCTTTCATTTACGGGCTCGGCACACAGGTGAAACCGGTCCGAAAAGCAGCCGGCAGTCTGGCCAAGAACCCCGCTCCTTCTGAAACCGTGGCCTCAGACTCGGCATTGCCCGCGTTTATGATCACGGGGCTGATCATGAGTAACAGCTTCAGCTCCTCCTCCGCAAGTGCATCCCAACACGGGTCATCAGGAGGATCCTCACCAGGAGGCATCGGTGGCGGGACCGGTGCCGGTGGTGGAGGCGGCGGCTCCGGCGGGTTTTAA
- a CDS encoding GGDEF domain-containing protein, with translation MRTIQIRLLYTMLTAAMAVSLVNIVGNAVIGFDWPLSIKWFLLLMACLITLFQLRRHGYRERPIYVFFLFIILVFLPYGYIESGGASNNTIGYLFLVLLSFSYLFRGWKRGILAALMIAMFTGLHVLEYIQPGLFLEHDPATQFLDRLIQIPLLLIASMLIIRKFAIDYERVHDDLDRVAKRDPLTGLYNRRAFNEEIEQIINHKRTSYCLALMDLDRFKRLNDRHGHQTGDEFLKLFSELLRTHFPEDNQIISRWGGDEFAILYTGGPDELEERLSAVKTAFTEEVEKVEPGVGVSYGVVPVDGGEHPEALLIKADTRLYEAKENRPEAFAEAPKKQESS, from the coding sequence GTGAGGACCATTCAAATCCGGCTTTTGTATACAATGCTGACAGCAGCAATGGCCGTGTCTCTGGTAAATATCGTCGGGAATGCAGTGATTGGCTTCGACTGGCCATTAAGCATCAAATGGTTCCTGTTACTGATGGCATGCCTCATAACGTTATTCCAGCTTCGGCGTCACGGGTACCGGGAGAGGCCGATCTATGTCTTTTTTCTGTTTATCATCCTTGTGTTTTTGCCATATGGTTACATTGAATCAGGCGGGGCATCGAATAATACCATCGGGTATCTGTTTCTCGTCCTTTTGTCGTTCAGTTATCTGTTTCGCGGATGGAAGAGAGGGATTTTGGCAGCGCTGATGATTGCCATGTTTACCGGGCTCCATGTCTTGGAATACATCCAGCCCGGCCTCTTTTTGGAGCATGATCCGGCGACGCAATTTCTCGACAGGCTGATTCAGATTCCGCTCTTGCTGATTGCGTCCATGCTGATTATCCGCAAGTTCGCCATTGATTATGAACGGGTCCATGATGATCTTGACCGGGTGGCGAAGCGGGATCCGTTAACGGGGCTCTATAACAGACGCGCATTTAATGAAGAGATCGAACAGATCATCAACCATAAACGGACGTCGTATTGCCTGGCCCTGATGGATCTCGACCGGTTTAAACGGTTGAATGACCGGCATGGTCATCAGACGGGGGATGAGTTTCTGAAATTATTCAGTGAGCTCTTGCGAACGCATTTCCCGGAAGACAATCAGATCATCAGCCGCTGGGGCGGCGATGAGTTCGCCATTTTGTATACCGGCGGACCGGATGAACTTGAAGAGCGCCTCAGTGCGGTGAAGACGGCATTTACGGAAGAAGTGGAGAAAGTCGAACCGGGCGTCGGTGTCAGTTACGGGGTCGTTCCGGTTGATGGCGGTGAGCATCCCGAGGCGTTATTAATCAAAGCGGATACGAGGTTGTATGAAGCCAAAGAAAACAGACCGGAGGCATTCGCCGAAGCTCCGAAGAAACAGGAATCCTCCTGA
- a CDS encoding nitric oxide synthase oxygenase, with protein sequence MKPVKEQAEAFIRQCYKELGKEDQTGMRIEEIRRSFDETGLYRHTGEELVHGAKMAWRNANKCIGRLFWDTLSVHDARDAVTEDDVYKALVEHLRTATNGGRIKPLITVFAPEKNGVQPVKLYNHQLIRYAGYEEDGTVTGDPHSVAFTRFCESLGWQGAGKDFDLLPLVFQVAGGEPVWRTVPDEVVREVRIRHPRIQGIEALGLKWYAVPAIADMDLEIGGIRYPAAPFNGWYMGTEIGARNLADEDRYNKLRDVALAAGIEAGSNASLWKDEALVILNQAVLHSFQEDGVSIVDHHTAAAQFRQFEKQEATEGRDVTGDWTWLIPPVSPATTHIFHETYDNTEKSPNFHYKSK encoded by the coding sequence ATGAAACCAGTCAAGGAACAGGCGGAAGCATTTATCAGACAATGTTATAAAGAGTTAGGGAAAGAAGATCAGACCGGGATGCGGATTGAAGAGATCAGGAGGTCCTTTGATGAGACCGGATTATACCGACATACCGGAGAGGAATTAGTGCACGGGGCGAAGATGGCCTGGCGAAATGCAAATAAGTGCATCGGCCGGCTATTTTGGGATACGCTCTCAGTTCATGATGCGAGGGATGCGGTGACGGAGGATGACGTGTATAAAGCCCTGGTGGAGCATCTAAGGACCGCCACCAACGGCGGACGGATCAAACCGCTCATCACTGTGTTTGCACCGGAGAAAAACGGTGTTCAACCGGTGAAACTCTATAATCATCAGCTCATCCGCTACGCGGGCTATGAGGAGGACGGGACCGTGACGGGAGATCCTCATTCAGTGGCATTCACCCGCTTTTGCGAATCACTCGGATGGCAGGGGGCCGGTAAAGACTTTGACCTGCTTCCTCTCGTTTTTCAGGTGGCAGGCGGTGAACCTGTCTGGCGAACAGTCCCGGACGAGGTGGTCCGTGAAGTCCGGATCCGTCATCCCCGTATTCAGGGAATTGAGGCACTCGGCCTGAAGTGGTATGCGGTGCCTGCGATTGCGGATATGGACCTTGAAATCGGGGGGATCCGTTATCCGGCCGCGCCGTTTAACGGCTGGTATATGGGGACGGAAATCGGTGCGCGCAATCTCGCAGATGAGGACCGCTACAATAAGCTTCGGGATGTGGCCCTTGCTGCAGGTATTGAAGCCGGTTCAAACGCGAGCCTCTGGAAAGATGAGGCGCTCGTGATCCTCAATCAGGCTGTGCTGCATTCGTTTCAGGAGGACGGCGTCAGCATTGTGGATCATCACACCGCGGCGGCCCAGTTCAGGCAGTTTGAGAAACAGGAGGCGACAGAAGGTCGGGACGTGACCGGAGACTGGACGTGGCTCATTCCGCCGGTTTCACCGGCAACCACGCATATTTTTCATGAAACGTATGACAATACGGAGAAGTCCCCGAATTTTCATTACAAATCGAAATAA
- a CDS encoding MBL fold metallo-hydrolase: MLIRKTFEEGETDGVTYGNGQLAIGGVRLNVYSYAEDGVLIDTGAHALRESFLPFMKRQNPEQVRITHCHEDHTGCAAPLIQATGVPVYMDELYAEETRKRADYPLYRKLFWGKRPPFEARPMPESFASRRGTWQVIPTPGHAKDHVSFLNTATGHLFTGDVYTQGRTKVVLKDENMPQLIESLTLLLTYDFKRVFCSHAGPLENGREALRDKRDYLLEMQDTVRRKAEQGKSIRQIRDEVIRKRYPITLFSGGEWDSMHLIRSLLEDEAIK, from the coding sequence ATGCTGATCAGAAAAACCTTTGAAGAAGGCGAAACGGACGGGGTAACTTACGGTAACGGCCAGCTGGCCATCGGGGGTGTGCGTTTGAATGTGTACAGCTATGCCGAGGACGGGGTCCTGATTGATACAGGTGCCCACGCTCTCCGTGAATCCTTTTTGCCGTTCATGAAGCGTCAAAATCCGGAACAGGTGCGGATCACGCACTGTCATGAGGATCACACAGGCTGTGCAGCACCGCTGATTCAAGCGACGGGTGTGCCTGTGTACATGGATGAGCTGTATGCTGAAGAAACCCGGAAACGCGCGGACTATCCCCTGTACCGGAAACTGTTCTGGGGAAAGAGACCGCCCTTTGAGGCGAGACCGATGCCGGAGTCGTTTGCATCTCGGAGAGGGACGTGGCAAGTGATACCGACACCGGGGCACGCCAAAGACCATGTATCGTTTCTGAATACGGCAACGGGCCACCTGTTCACCGGTGATGTGTATACACAGGGACGGACGAAGGTCGTGCTGAAAGATGAGAACATGCCGCAGCTGATTGAGAGTCTGACGCTTTTACTGACGTATGATTTTAAACGTGTCTTTTGCAGCCATGCAGGCCCTCTTGAAAACGGCAGGGAAGCCCTTCGTGACAAGAGGGATTATTTACTTGAAATGCAAGACACCGTCAGGAGAAAGGCGGAGCAGGGGAAGTCAATTCGTCAGATCCGTGATGAAGTCATCAGAAAGCGCTATCCCATCACTCTGTTTTCCGGGGGCGAGTGGGACTCGATGCATCTGATTCGCTCCCTTCTTGAAGATGAGGCCATAAAGTAG
- a CDS encoding HAD family hydrolase produces MDYENPGRTGLSKGENIKLIIERNHLFNPVYVGDTEGDLQASRYAGVPFVYAAYGFGHVREYDDVIEGFDELLNIL; encoded by the coding sequence GTGGATTATGAGAATCCGGGAAGAACGGGGCTTTCAAAAGGAGAAAATATAAAGCTGATCATCGAAAGAAATCATTTGTTTAATCCCGTGTATGTCGGAGATACGGAAGGTGATTTACAGGCCTCAAGATATGCGGGTGTTCCCTTTGTGTATGCAGCATACGGTTTCGGTCATGTACGTGAATACGATGATGTGATTGAGGGTTTTGATGAACTGTTAAACATTTTGTGA
- a CDS encoding extracellular solute-binding protein — protein sequence MQRWTTGVKQPFLAGGWLLAGLVMTGGCSQLSADDSPLDPDQPVSVTLWHYYSGQTKEIFDDLASDFNETVGMEKGIVVDARSQGDVRQLEEAVYDAANETMGAQQMPDVFMTYPDNAYRIDALGKLADLKTYFTEEELGAFRDEFLDEGYLSEDGGLHIIPIAKSSENLYLNQTFFEPFSEETGYTHEDLATWEGVLEVAESYYGWSGGDAFMGIDSDPNFMLVTAMQQGSELFDYSDSPVSLNMDEDIARHIWTYYYEPYIRGHFAKSGRFSSDDAKVGLTIAYTGSTAGAVYFPMEVTLSQDDTREIEVETLPYPYMVDGDRVAVQQGAGMSVAKSTTEHEYASSVFLKWLTDAEQNVPFAVSTGYFPVKDEALDESVLMTALEERGDDLHPAVPSTVTTTAGMFRDYELYFYRPFPGSAEMRHLLENHLFSRIERNVVMLEEAGHSDEEHAAMIADLTSEEAFHEWYESFLESAEAHMPEN from the coding sequence ATGCAGAGGTGGACAACAGGTGTGAAACAGCCGTTTCTGGCAGGTGGTTGGCTCTTGGCAGGACTCGTGATGACCGGTGGATGCAGTCAGCTGTCCGCGGATGATTCGCCCTTAGATCCGGATCAGCCGGTGTCGGTGACGCTTTGGCATTACTACAGCGGTCAAACGAAGGAGATCTTTGATGATCTCGCGAGTGATTTTAATGAGACGGTGGGAATGGAAAAAGGAATTGTCGTGGATGCAAGGAGCCAGGGTGACGTCCGTCAGCTCGAGGAAGCGGTCTATGATGCGGCAAATGAGACCATGGGGGCCCAGCAGATGCCGGATGTCTTCATGACGTATCCGGATAACGCATACCGCATTGACGCACTCGGGAAACTGGCGGATCTCAAAACGTATTTCACCGAAGAAGAGCTTGGAGCTTTCCGTGATGAGTTCCTTGATGAAGGTTACCTGAGTGAAGACGGAGGTCTGCATATCATTCCCATTGCCAAATCATCGGAGAATCTGTACCTGAATCAGACGTTCTTTGAACCGTTTTCGGAGGAAACCGGCTACACCCATGAGGATCTGGCCACATGGGAAGGGGTTCTTGAAGTGGCGGAATCCTATTATGGCTGGTCCGGTGGCGATGCCTTCATGGGCATTGATTCCGATCCGAATTTTATGCTCGTCACAGCCATGCAACAGGGCAGTGAACTGTTTGATTACTCAGACTCACCGGTCTCACTGAATATGGATGAGGACATCGCGAGGCATATTTGGACGTATTATTATGAGCCCTATATCCGCGGTCATTTTGCCAAATCGGGCCGCTTCAGCTCGGATGATGCCAAAGTGGGTTTGACGATTGCCTATACCGGCTCAACGGCAGGGGCTGTCTATTTTCCAATGGAAGTGACGCTCAGTCAGGATGACACGCGTGAGATTGAAGTGGAAACGCTGCCTTATCCGTATATGGTGGACGGCGACAGGGTTGCCGTGCAGCAGGGAGCGGGAATGAGCGTGGCCAAGAGTACCACGGAGCATGAATATGCTTCTTCAGTGTTCTTGAAATGGCTGACGGATGCCGAACAAAACGTGCCATTCGCTGTGTCAACGGGGTACTTCCCGGTGAAAGATGAAGCTTTGGATGAATCGGTATTGATGACGGCTCTTGAGGAGCGGGGAGATGATCTCCACCCGGCGGTGCCATCGACCGTGACGACGACGGCCGGCATGTTCAGGGATTACGAGCTGTATTTTTACAGGCCGTTCCCTGGCAGTGCGGAGATGAGGCATCTTCTTGAGAACCATCTCTTTTCCAGGATTGAGCGCAATGTCGTGATGCTCGAGGAAGCCGGTCACTCTGATGAAGAGCATGCGGCCATGATCGCGGATCTGACATCGGAAGAAGCGTTTCATGAGTGGTACGAAAGCTTCCTCGAGAGTGCGGAGGCACATATGCCGGAGAACTAG